From the Bacillus horti genome, the window TTCTGAGATGAACCCATTAGCACAACAGCTTAATCAGCAAATCCAGCAGGGCAATTCACATGTATTCGAACTACTGTCCGAGCTAGGAAAAAAACTCTACTATCCAAAAGGAATCTTAACTCAATCAGCAGAAGCAAAGGAAAAGGCTCACCGTTTTAATGCCACGATCGGTATAGCAATTGAGGGAGATACTCCCATGCATCTTTCTGCCATCCAAGATCATCTTTCTGACTATGATCCTAAGGATTTGTACCCGTATGCCTCACCAGCAGGAAAGCCTGAGCTGCGCCAAGCGTGGAAGGAAAAAATGCTTCTTGAAAATCCAGCATTATCGGGAAAGAAAATTAGCCACCCTGTTGTCACTAACGCTTTAACTCATGGACTAAGCATCGTGTCTAACCTTTTTGTTAACGCAGGAGATACACTGATTCTGCCTGATAAGCTTTGGGGGAATTATAATTTAACATTCGGGGTTTTTAGTGGTGCTAATGTGACCACCTTTCCTTTTTATAATGAGGATGGAGGATTTAATACTGTAGGCTTAAAAGAAACTCTTCTTGCCCAAAAGGAAAAAGGGAAAGCGATTGTGCTGCTTAACTTCCCAAATAATCCAACAGGCTATACACCGACTGAAAGTGAAGCACAAGAAATCGTTCTAGCTATTCAAGAAGCGGCTGAAAGTGGAATCAATCTAGTTGTGGTAACAGATGATGCCTATTTTGGACTATTTTTTGAGGATTCTATTCACGAATCATTATTCGGCAGAATAGCTGGGTTACATCCTCGGGTATTAGCTGTCAAAGTGGACGGGGCAACTAAAGAGGATTATGTTTGGGGCTTTCGTGTAGGCTTTATTACGTTCGCTTCCTCAGATGATCAGCTACTAAAAGCTTTAGAAAGCAAAACAATGGGAAGTATCCGTGGCCAGATATCTAGCTGCTCACATCCTTCACAGACTTTTGTTTTAAAGGCTTTACAAGATCCTGGATATAAGACTCAAAAGCAAGAAAAATTTCAAATTTTAAAGGATCGGGCTAACCTTGTAAAGAAGATACTAGACTCTGGAAAATATGAAGACGCGTTTAGCTATTATCCGTTTAATTCTGGATATTTCATGTGTTTAAAGCTTAACAAAGTAGATGCAGATATCCTTCGCTTACACCTTCTAGACCATTATGGTGTAGGGACGATTTCTATCGGTGCTACAGATTTACGAGTAGCTTTCTCCTGCGTAGAGCTTGAGGATATTGAAGAGCTGTTTGCACTTATTTATCAAGGGGCTAAGGATCTAGAACAATGATGATATAAGAAAGGGTAGAAACGTATTTACTCAAACTCACGTTTCTACCCCTTAGTTATTTTAATTTACATTAAAGCGTTAGAGCATCTTTTCCAATTGACCAACTAGCCACTCCACACTTTTTCTAGAAACGGAATAGACGACCTCACCCATTTTGGCTCCTAAAGCACTAAGTTTATTCGTCTGATTCCTTTCCTTCCATAACTCTTCCTTCTCTAATAGCTCTTCAGTAGAGAATGATTCACCTAATACAGCTACTTCCACATGCTCTCCATCAACCCGTTTAACATAAAAGCTTTCTTGCTCTTCCTTCTCTGCCCCATTCACTGAAAAAATGCCCCATTCCGCCTGTTGAATACCTAGTAATACGCCAAATAAAAGAGTGGATAGTAAAAGTAATAGCTTAATTGTGAAGCGTAGCATCCTCATTCCTCCTTTATCTCTTTGGCGGTTAAACTCCCTCTTCCTTTGAGGAAGCATTTACTTTCTCAGCATCCCAGTACAGATCAGAAATGACATCAGCAAGTGCTTCTGCTGTTCGATAAGCCTCTTCTAAAGTGTTATCCACTCCACCAATTTCTATTAATATATTGTTCTCAGAATGGGATTGATTATACTCCCCATGGCCTCTTGCTTGTAGAAAAACCCCTCGTGAAAGTCCCGGATAAGCTTCCTCTAGCTTGTTGTGAAACTCCTCAGCGAAAGCTAGATTTTTTTCATAGTTTTCATTGCGTGCTCCAATGATAAAAAACGTTCTTGCATAATCTTGATCATTGATCTTAACGGTGGTTTTATCTCTACGAGCTGAGTCTCGGTGTAAATCAAACATAAAAGTTATATCTTCTTCCTGAGTCATTACCTCCTGAACAACTTCCTTTGATTTGGAGTAAGAGTCAGCAAAATCTAATCCTTCATCAAGAAGTTGCTGGGCGATGTTTGTTGTATCTACATACGTTCCTATTCCTCTTCTCTCAAGCTCCTGCCCTAATCTCTGTCCAACCAGTGTAATGTTAACCTCTGGATGGTATGCGTTATCAGCTTTGGACTCACTTGGTAGCTGAGGTAAATAAGATTCAGTGTTATGAGTATGATAGACAAACACGACCTTTCTCCCCTCTGTTGTCAAAGCAGGTGGGTTACCCTGTCCAGGCTCTCCTGAAGAACCATCTACTACCGCTTCTCTATCCTGGACTAGTAGCTCTGGTGGAGCACTTGATTCCATCGGGAAATCTGTATAATTGACCCCTTGTCCGGCTACAACAATTTGACCCTCAAATTGAGTAAACCCTGGGACT encodes:
- the spoIIP gene encoding stage II sporulation protein P → MSPLRRRKNQTNYPTFVIRRLMMLVMVGVVLFLFITTAGSALQSRMNLSSSWLKNWTTHISMNTLITALSREVPQMETFNASSGISTPNVSTLLFEMITSFNPTDPRSLIRGEVPGFTQFEGQIVVAGQGVNYTDFPMESSAPPELLVQDREAVVDGSSGEPGQGNPPALTTEGRKVVFVYHTHNTESYLPQLPSESKADNAYHPEVNITLVGQRLGQELERRGIGTYVDTTNIAQQLLDEGLDFADSYSKSKEVVQEVMTQEEDITFMFDLHRDSARRDKTTVKINDQDYARTFFIIGARNENYEKNLAFAEEFHNKLEEAYPGLSRGVFLQARGHGEYNQSHSENNILIEIGGVDNTLEEAYRTAEALADVISDLYWDAEKVNASSKEEGV
- a CDS encoding DUF3679 domain-containing protein; this translates as MLRFTIKLLLLLSTLLFGVLLGIQQAEWGIFSVNGAEKEEQESFYVKRVDGEHVEVAVLGESFSTEELLEKEELWKERNQTNKLSALGAKMGEVVYSVSRKSVEWLVGQLEKML
- a CDS encoding aminotransferase class I/II-fold pyridoxal phosphate-dependent enzyme produces the protein MNPLAQQLNQQIQQGNSHVFELLSELGKKLYYPKGILTQSAEAKEKAHRFNATIGIAIEGDTPMHLSAIQDHLSDYDPKDLYPYASPAGKPELRQAWKEKMLLENPALSGKKISHPVVTNALTHGLSIVSNLFVNAGDTLILPDKLWGNYNLTFGVFSGANVTTFPFYNEDGGFNTVGLKETLLAQKEKGKAIVLLNFPNNPTGYTPTESEAQEIVLAIQEAAESGINLVVVTDDAYFGLFFEDSIHESLFGRIAGLHPRVLAVKVDGATKEDYVWGFRVGFITFASSDDQLLKALESKTMGSIRGQISSCSHPSQTFVLKALQDPGYKTQKQEKFQILKDRANLVKKILDSGKYEDAFSYYPFNSGYFMCLKLNKVDADILRLHLLDHYGVGTISIGATDLRVAFSCVELEDIEELFALIYQGAKDLEQ